In a single window of the Chionomys nivalis chromosome 11, mChiNiv1.1, whole genome shotgun sequence genome:
- the Lrrc19 gene encoding leucine-rich repeat-containing protein 19, producing MKITHFMTVFWPLSMLLFDKSQASKTEVKCNFTRRNYSFIPEGISNSVTILDLSYNQITLNASDIRVLQMYSLLTELYLMKNSITAIHNNSFSNLSNLEILNICGNSISVIEQGSFVGLNKVKQLYLCQNKILQLNPNTFVPLFNLRVLNLQGNLINHFDVPQRFHLELLTLDGNPWNCTCGLLQLQNWLNKSNVILENENITMCSYPDDLKHYSIKSAPFTAECHSKFISTITEDLYIDFPSIGNSTSNSSLKNLTRNSEHEPLGKSWALLVGVVVTVLLTSLLIFIAIKCPIWYNILLSYNHHRLEEHEAETYDNGLTRNPSSLSQITDTNSEDITVIFEQLHSFVENDDGFIEDRYIDINEVQEEK from the exons ATGAAAATCACACACTTCATGACCGTGTTTTGGCCACTCTCTATGCTACTATTTGACAAAAGCCAGGCCTCTAAAACA gaagTCAAATGTAATTTCACCAGAAGGAATTATTCCTTTATTCCAGAGGGTATCAGTAACAGTGTTACCATCCTTGATCTCAGTTATAACCAGATCACTCTGAATGCATCGGACATCAGGGTGCTACAGATGTATTCTTTACTAACTGAGCTCTACTTGATGAAGAACAGCATTACTGCCATACACAATAATAGTTTCAGTAATCTCTCCAACCTAGAAATTTTAAACATCTGTGGAAATTCCATCAGTGTAATTGAACAGGGCTCATTTGTTGgcttaaataaagtaaaacagtTATATCTTTGccaaaacaaaatattacaaCTGAATCCCAATACATTTGTACCTCTATTCAACCTGAGAGTTCTAAATCTGCAAGGCAACTTGATAAACCACTTTGATGTGCCACAACGATTCCATCTGGAGCTGCTAACGTTGGATGGGAATCCATGGAACTGCACCTGTGGTCTACTCCAGCTGCAGAACTGGCTGAACAAGTCTAATGTGATATTAG AAAATGAGAACATCACCATGTGTAGCTATCCAGATGACCTAAAGCACTACAGCATTAAGTCAGCACCATTCACTGCTGAATGCCACTCTAAATTTATTTCCACTATAACTGAAGATCTGTATATTGATTTTCCGTCCATTGGGAATTCAACTTCTAATAGCTCTCTAAAAAATTTAACACGGAACTCAG AACATGAACCTCTTGGAAAAAGCTGGGCTCTCCTTGTTGGTGTTGTCGTCACTGTACTGCTAACGTCACTCCTCATCTTTATTGCTATCAAGTGTCCAATATGGTATAATATTCTGCTTAGTTACAATCATCATCGCCTGGAAGAGCACGAAGCAGAAACCTACGACAATGGCCTTACTAGAAACCCGAGCTCCCTTTCACAAATAACAGATACAAACTCTGAAGACATTACAGTAATATTCGAACAACTGCATTCATTTGTGGAAAATGATGATGGTTTTATTGAAGACAGATATATAGATATCAATGAGgtacaagaagaaaaataa